A genomic stretch from Desulfolutivibrio sulfodismutans DSM 3696 includes:
- the map gene encoding type I methionyl aminopeptidase: MKKFRGIYLKNENEIGLLREAGRIVASILEELRIHVAPGMRTLDFEELALSLCDAYKVKPAFKGYLGFPYALCCSVNEEVVHGFPSQRVLAEGDVVSFDMGVVHKGFYGDSALTVPVGKIDARAEDLLSVTRDSLFVGIDQAVAGNDLYDISRAVQKYVEGRGFSVVRRFVGHGIGKQLHEKPEVPNFAPAGANRVSLQPGMVLAIEPMVTAGKPEVEVLSDKWTAVTKDRSLAAHFEHTVAVTKNGPVILSVRD; the protein is encoded by the coding sequence TTGAAGAAGTTTCGCGGCATTTATCTGAAGAACGAAAACGAGATCGGACTGCTGCGTGAGGCCGGACGGATCGTGGCGTCCATCCTGGAAGAGTTGCGCATCCATGTGGCTCCGGGGATGCGGACCCTGGATTTCGAGGAACTCGCACTGTCGTTGTGCGACGCCTACAAGGTGAAGCCAGCCTTCAAAGGCTATCTCGGTTTTCCTTATGCGTTGTGCTGCTCGGTCAATGAGGAAGTTGTTCACGGGTTTCCCTCCCAGCGAGTGCTTGCGGAAGGGGATGTGGTCAGCTTCGATATGGGAGTGGTGCATAAAGGGTTTTACGGCGATTCGGCCTTGACCGTCCCCGTCGGGAAGATTGACGCGCGGGCAGAGGATCTTTTGTCCGTGACGCGCGACTCCCTTTTTGTCGGTATCGATCAGGCCGTGGCTGGCAACGACCTGTACGACATTTCGCGGGCAGTGCAGAAATATGTTGAAGGTCGGGGCTTCTCCGTGGTACGTCGTTTTGTTGGGCATGGCATCGGCAAGCAGCTTCACGAGAAGCCGGAGGTGCCCAACTTCGCCCCGGCAGGGGCCAATCGGGTTTCCTTGCAGCCCGGCATGGTGTTGGCCATTGAGCCCATGGTGACAGCGGGCAAGCCGGAAGTGGAAGTCTTGTCGGACAAATGGACCGCCGTGACCAAAGATCGCAGTCTCGCGGCCCATTTTGAACACACGGTGGCCGTCACCAAAAACGGTCCCGTGATATTGAGCGTTCGGGACTAA
- the secY gene encoding preprotein translocase subunit SecY, producing the protein MALTGVENLAKLPELKNKLLWTFLLLAVYRIGVHVPVPGVDAAALADFFESAKNTLFGLFDMFSGGALGNVSIFSLGIMPYISASIIIQLLTVVSPELARMQKEDGAAGKKKMTQYTRYGTVLIAVVQGFGIAVGLESMASPTGAPVVLVPGWGFKLMTMTTLCTGTVFLMWLGEQITGKGIGNGISLIIFAGIVAGFPRATINTFQLLGAGELSLFVLLLLVAVMVAVLGVIIFVERGQRRIPIQYAKRMVGRKMYGGQTTHLPLRINTAGVIPPIFASSILLFPATIANFSQVAWLSDIAHYFSPQNIVYNVLFVSMIVFFCYFYTAIIFDPKDIAENLRKQGGFIPGIRPGVKTKEHIDRVLTRITLWGAIYISAVCVLPMMLIQHFNVPFYFGGTSLLIVVGVAMDFMGQIESYLISRQYEGLMSKGRIKGRHSF; encoded by the coding sequence GTGGCCCTTACTGGCGTAGAGAATCTGGCGAAGCTTCCGGAGCTGAAAAACAAGCTCCTGTGGACCTTTCTCCTTTTGGCCGTGTATCGCATAGGCGTGCATGTGCCCGTTCCGGGCGTGGACGCCGCCGCGTTGGCCGATTTTTTCGAGAGCGCCAAAAATACCCTGTTCGGGCTTTTTGACATGTTTTCGGGCGGCGCGCTCGGCAATGTGTCCATCTTCTCCCTGGGGATCATGCCCTACATCTCGGCCTCCATCATCATCCAGCTGTTGACCGTGGTCAGTCCCGAACTGGCCCGCATGCAGAAGGAAGACGGCGCGGCCGGGAAGAAGAAAATGACCCAGTATACACGGTATGGCACAGTGCTCATTGCCGTGGTGCAGGGGTTCGGGATCGCCGTGGGCCTTGAGAGCATGGCCAGCCCCACGGGGGCGCCGGTGGTGCTCGTTCCCGGTTGGGGATTCAAGCTCATGACCATGACCACCCTGTGCACGGGCACGGTCTTTCTCATGTGGCTTGGCGAGCAGATCACCGGCAAGGGGATCGGCAACGGCATTTCGCTCATCATTTTCGCGGGTATCGTGGCCGGATTTCCCCGGGCCACCATCAATACCTTCCAGTTGCTCGGGGCTGGCGAATTGAGCCTGTTCGTCCTGTTGCTCCTGGTGGCGGTCATGGTGGCGGTGCTGGGGGTGATCATTTTCGTCGAGCGCGGGCAGCGGCGCATCCCCATTCAGTACGCCAAGCGTATGGTGGGACGAAAGATGTACGGCGGGCAAACCACGCATCTGCCGCTGCGCATCAACACCGCCGGGGTCATACCCCCGATCTTCGCCTCGTCGATCCTGCTTTTCCCGGCCACCATCGCGAATTTCTCGCAGGTTGCATGGTTAAGCGATATCGCGCACTATTTCAGTCCGCAAAACATTGTCTATAATGTGCTGTTCGTAAGCATGATCGTGTTTTTCTGCTACTTTTATACGGCGATCATTTTTGATCCCAAGGACATTGCGGAAAATCTGCGCAAGCAGGGTGGTTTCATTCCCGGCATCCGCCCCGGGGTGAAGACCAAGGAGCATATTGACCGGGTGTTGACGCGCATCACCTTGTGGGGGGCCATCTACATTTCGGCCGTGTGCGTTTTGCCCATGATGCTCATTCAACACTTCAACGTCCCGTTTTATTTCGGTGGCACCTCGCTTCTGATCGTCGTTGGCGTGGCCATGGATTTCATGGGGCAGATTGAGTCGTACCTTATCTCCCGCCAGTATGAAGGGCTTATGTCCAAGGGGAGAATCAAGGGAAGGCATTCGTTTTGA